A window from Vigna angularis cultivar LongXiaoDou No.4 chromosome 7, ASM1680809v1, whole genome shotgun sequence encodes these proteins:
- the LOC108336310 gene encoding protein LURP-one-related 7 isoform X2 — protein MELGTSESSYPGSGNWEIPIDLFGSKKHAGVPRGVLAFADESDNVVFRVNRHPPNPNSSPLPKDKKVLVDASGHTLFSIYSYHNGSWKCYKGDSDGNRELVFRVQRTLKTFTRVELEVLFESGRSNDEVCDWKVKGSPFQRSCCIYKDADLVAQPDVQAPPNICQ, from the exons ATGGAATTGGGAACCTCAGAGTCATCATATCCAGGTTCAGGGAACTGGGAGATCCCAATTGATCTGTTCGGTTCCAAAAAGCATGCCGGAGTCCCTCGTGGTGTTCTAGCATTTGCAGATGAGTCTGATAACGTAGTCTTCAGGGTGAACCGCCACCCACCCAATCCTAACTCATCGCCCCTTCCCAAGGACAAGAAAGTATTGGTCGATGCCTCAGGCCATACCCTCTTCTCCATCTACAGCTATCAT AATGGGTCTTGGAAGTGCTATAAGGGAGACAGTGATGGGAATAGGGAGCTGGTGTTTAGAGTGCAGAGGACCCTCAAAACATTTACTAGAGTTGAGTTAGAGGTACTTTTTGAGAGTGGAAGATCCAATGATGAAGTTTGTGATTGGAAAGTGAAGGGTTCACCTTTTCAGAGATCATGCTGCATCTATAAAGATGCTGACTTGGTTGCACAG CCTGATGTACAAGCTCCACCAAATATTTGTCAGTAG
- the LOC108336310 gene encoding protein LURP-one-related 7 isoform X1: MELGTSESSYPGSGNWEIPIDLFGSKKHAGVPRGVLAFADESDNVVFRVNRHPPNPNSSPLPKDKKVLVDASGHTLFSIYSYHNGSWKCYKGDSDGNRELVFRVQRTLKTFTRVELEVLFESGRSNDEVCDWKVKGSPFQRSCCIYKDADLVAQSSLMYKLHQIFVSRGKFRLTIFPGTIDHALIVAMFVIFLSGRK; the protein is encoded by the exons ATGGAATTGGGAACCTCAGAGTCATCATATCCAGGTTCAGGGAACTGGGAGATCCCAATTGATCTGTTCGGTTCCAAAAAGCATGCCGGAGTCCCTCGTGGTGTTCTAGCATTTGCAGATGAGTCTGATAACGTAGTCTTCAGGGTGAACCGCCACCCACCCAATCCTAACTCATCGCCCCTTCCCAAGGACAAGAAAGTATTGGTCGATGCCTCAGGCCATACCCTCTTCTCCATCTACAGCTATCAT AATGGGTCTTGGAAGTGCTATAAGGGAGACAGTGATGGGAATAGGGAGCTGGTGTTTAGAGTGCAGAGGACCCTCAAAACATTTACTAGAGTTGAGTTAGAGGTACTTTTTGAGAGTGGAAGATCCAATGATGAAGTTTGTGATTGGAAAGTGAAGGGTTCACCTTTTCAGAGATCATGCTGCATCTATAAAGATGCTGACTTGGTTGCACAG AGTAGCCTGATGTACAAGCTCCACCAAATATTTGTCAGTAGGGGAAAATTTCGTCTAACAATCTTTCCGGGGACTATTGATCATGCTCTAATCGTGGCTATGTTTGTGATATTTTTAAGTGGAAGAAAGTAG
- the LOC108336310 gene encoding protein LURP-one-related 7 isoform X3, which translates to MELGTSESSYPGSGNWEIPIDLFGSKKHAGVPRGVLAFADESDNVVFRVNRHPPNPNSSPLPKDKKVLVDASGHTLFSIYSYHNGSWKCYKGDSDGNRELVFRVQRTLKTFTRVELEVLFESGRSNDEVCDWKVKGSPFQRSCCIYKDADLVAQRWNGV; encoded by the exons ATGGAATTGGGAACCTCAGAGTCATCATATCCAGGTTCAGGGAACTGGGAGATCCCAATTGATCTGTTCGGTTCCAAAAAGCATGCCGGAGTCCCTCGTGGTGTTCTAGCATTTGCAGATGAGTCTGATAACGTAGTCTTCAGGGTGAACCGCCACCCACCCAATCCTAACTCATCGCCCCTTCCCAAGGACAAGAAAGTATTGGTCGATGCCTCAGGCCATACCCTCTTCTCCATCTACAGCTATCAT AATGGGTCTTGGAAGTGCTATAAGGGAGACAGTGATGGGAATAGGGAGCTGGTGTTTAGAGTGCAGAGGACCCTCAAAACATTTACTAGAGTTGAGTTAGAGGTACTTTTTGAGAGTGGAAGATCCAATGATGAAGTTTGTGATTGGAAAGTGAAGGGTTCACCTTTTCAGAGATCATGCTGCATCTATAAAGATGCTGACTTGGTTGCACAG CGGTGGAATGGTGTTTGA